In the Brachyhypopomus gauderio isolate BG-103 unplaced genomic scaffold, BGAUD_0.2 sc90, whole genome shotgun sequence genome, ATCCTGATGCCGAGCTGCATACACCAGTCTGTTTTTATCAAACTGGTTTAGGTTTTGCCACAAACTAACAATCGTGGTGGTCTGCTGGTTTGTCAGGGTCAGGCTTGTTTGAGTGCGAAGCTCAACCAGATACTCTGCTAATTCATCCACCCTTTCCATTCCAGGAATGTTATGGACATCCACAGCctagaaataaaaataataataatatgaaacGTTATAATGTCTGTAGAAATGTGCATTTTCTATTTACAATAAAGGTTTAATTACAATAAAGCATGAGAAAATAAAGCATTTGTGTGTCGCGTTCTTATTTGTGTGCTGTTTATTAGAGAATTTAACAATGAAGATGTTTAACAATGAAAGTAAGGTACTATCACTTACCATTTGTTGAGCTGAAGGCTCTGATGGAGACTGACTAggcactggtggaggctgggccgaggtcactggtggaggctgggccgaggtcactggtggaggctgggccgaggtcactggtggaggctgggccgaggtcactggtggaggctgggccgagggcactggtggaggctgggccgagggcactggtggaggctgggccgagggcactggtggaggctgggccgaggtcactggtggaggctgggccgagggcactggtggaggctgggccgaggtcactggtggaggctgggccgagggcactggtggaggctgCTGAAGGAGTATAGGTGTAGTTTGGATTAGTGGTTTTAACAGATAAATTTTACTATAAAAAGACAAAGTAAGACTGTATCATTTACCATTTGTTGAACTGAAGGTAATGACGATGAAGGCTGGACCAAGGGCAttggtgaagggtggagaggtgggtgaGGGAACACAAATTCTAATGTCTCATCAGCAACCACCAGGTCTGCCACCATTGCTTCATCCTGCAGACTGGATTCGTTGAACCcctcatcatcttcatcttGGTCATGCACTTCTAAGTCCTCCAGCAGCTGGGTGGTTCTGTCAGAATTTGGGTGCATATCCTCCAGTGGCTCATTATTCTGCCTTAGCAGGTACTGCACACCAATGAGCTCCCCTGAAAATgcattaaataaaaaaagaaaaataaacatttttgtgaCGTATAAAGTATTCTAAAATATTAAATGCCGTATCACAATATGCTTACCAGTGTATTTTGCAGGTGGTGTAAATGCCGGCATCAATTTCCTTTTAAAAACCTTCTGGTAGTTGTCGTTGACAAAGTGAACCAACTCCCCAGTGTAACTGCGCAGGGTTGTAGGTTCCTTTGCAAGAGCAGAAGCAGCACGGTCTTTGTTCCAGCGATTCAGCCCTTCCAGTAGATATATCTGAAAGTTCAGACTATTGGCACTGTTTCCTGAAAGAATGTGTACCACAATTAATACAAGAACCATCTGTTACAAACAAAGCAAAGCAAGCTAAATTCATTGATAGTTATGTGATTTTTAATATAATCAAACATGATATATTGCAGAAAATATTTACTAAAGTTAACAGTTATCACATACCTGGAATGAAGCGATTCAAATGGCAGTGAAACGATTCCAGGGATGTGGAGCCTCTTGCACACCGGTATGTTTTTAAAACTACTCCTCCCTTGGTGATGTCTCCGGTCTCCGTGTACAATGCCACACCAGGAGGGTCTTGAATGCATGCCACATGCCGCTTCTGTACACGCCAGATGTGCTGCATTCGCACAGTGTCAAGAAGAGGAACACCAAGGGCATCGTTCCCCTTGCCACTCATTAGCTCTGTGAGTAGCTGATCGAGCAGGTGGATGGTTGTCTCTTGTCCACGTGTTCTCCTCCTGCAGTGCAGTGCCAGCTCATCTTTTGTGATGTGTCGATCAACATCTTTGTCGGTCAACACTGGCCAGTCTTGCTTCCTCAGCTGCTCCCTTTTGGCCCTCCTCAGCAGACTAACGTCACCTGCATCCCACTCAAATATACAGGCCGACAAGCGTGACATGAAAGTCGGATAAAGCTGATGGGCATCAGTGGTGCACCCTGTTGCCAGTCGTCGCATAAAATGCCAGATGTCTAGACGCACAATCACATCTGGCCACCCACTGAATCTGGTCTTCAGCTTTGTCTCTCCCACTTCCTTACAACAGCCACAGTCCACATAAAGGGCAACAGGGGGATCAACACCAGCCTTGCAGTACCGGTCTACTAGACCTGCTATCATGAGGTCCAACCCAGCACCTTCATTTGTTGTAAGTACACTCATCAACACCTGGCCCTTTTCATTCCCCACAGATGTGAGCCATTGTGCAGTACCCTTGGCAGGTCCAGTCAACTTCTTGGTGATCTGGCAATAAGAGAGGAACAATGTAAGAAACAAACCCAATGGCTTACCCATCATACCTAGCTTATCATAACAAAGGATCCAAACGAGGATGTCTCCTTC is a window encoding:
- the LOC143493606 gene encoding uncharacterized protein LOC143493606, producing MSRLSACIFEWDAGDVSLLRRAKREQLRKQDWPVLTDKDVDRHITKDELALHCRRRTRGQETTIHLLDQLLTELMSGKGNDALGVPLLDTVRMQHIWRVQKRHVACIQDPPGVALYTETGDITKGGVVLKTYRCARGSTSLESFHCHLNRFIPGNSANSLNFQIYLLEGLNRWNKDRAASALAKEPTTLRSYTGELVHFVNDNYQKVFKRKLMPAFTPPAKYTGELIGVQYLLRQNNEPLEDMHPNSDRTTQLLEDLEVHDQDEDDEGFNESSLQDEAMVADLVVADETLEFVFPHPPLHPSPMPLVQPSSSLPSVQQMVNDTVLLCLFIVKFIC